The following DNA comes from Moritella sp. 24.
TTGCCATAGGCGCCCAAGCAGGTCGCTCACTTGGTCTTGACGGCGAAAATGCACAAGGCGTTGTGACAGGCGTTGAATTCTTACGCCACGTTAACTTAGGTGAAAGTACAGACGTCAAAGGGAATGTGATTGTCATTGGTGGCGGTAATGTTGCGATCGATGTTGCCAGAACTGCAACTCGTGTAGGCGCAACACAAGTAGATATGTTCTGCCTTGAAAGCCGTGAAAACATGCCAGCTCACGCTGAAGAAGTACAAGAAGCCTTAGATGAAGACATTAACGTTAACAACGCTTGGGGGCCGAAACGTATTGTAACGCTAAATAATCGAGTTGTTGGCGTCGAGTTCAGAAAATGTATTTCTGTTTTAGACGAAAATGGTCGATTTAATCCACGCTATGACGAAAACAACACGAAAATAGTTAATGCTGACCACGTACTGCTTTCAGTCGGCCAAGCGATGGATTGGGGTAACATTCTTGAAAACAGTAATATCGCATTAAACCCGAATCAAACAATTCCCGCAGATGCGACGACTTACCAAACTGACGAACCCGATGTTTTTGCTGGCGGTGATGTAGTGACAGGTCCCCGCTTTGCAATTGATGCGATTGCACATGGTAAAGAGGGTGCGATCTCCATTCATCGTTACGTTCAAAACGGTCAAAGTCTAGTACTCGGTCGCATTAGACGTGATTATCGTGCGTTTGATAAAACAAACCTTAATTTAGATGGATTTGATGCATCGCCAAGACAGAACGTAGCCCATGTGGACGGTCAAAAATCAAAAAATACCTTCCATGATCTACGTGAAACATTCACCGAAGAGCAAGTTAAGTTAGAAACAGAGCGTTGTCTTGGTTGTGGTTTGGCAGTCGCAGATGAATTTATGTGTGTCGGGTGTGGTGCATGCACAACCAAATGCAGATTTGATGCAATCTCTCTCGTCAGAACAAATGATGCAGAAGGTGTTGATCTTAAAGATGCGAAGAAAATTATTATCAAACACGCATTAAAACGTAAGGTTCGAGTGGCGATAAACAAACCGATCAAAAAAATCAAAGCATTGATTCGTTAGTCTCTATTTCCAATAGAACAAGCGCGGAGGAATAACCCTCCCCCGCGTTTAACAAACAACCACTGGAGGTTATTTTGCATGAATTAGGCGTTGTTTTTGAGGTCGTCAAAACAGTTAAAAGGGCAGCGGAAAGTAATGGGGTTACAAAGGTCGATACGATCGTACTGCAAATTGGTGAGCTTTCATCCATGATCCCAAAATATATCGAAGCTTGCTTCCCTGCTGCCGTCGACGGTACACCGTTTGAAGACACAAAATTGAAAATCGAGATATTGCCAGCCAAGGGGATTTGTAATGGCTGTAATTATGTTTTTAATATCATTAGACACCACGCTGAATGCCCTAAATGCGAGAGCAAAGAATGGGGATTATTAACCGGTAAAGAATTTGCAATCAAAGAGATTATTGCCTGTTAAAAACACCACGGAATTATTCTTTAATTCAGCAACTTAAAACGTTAAAAGTCGGATCTTAATTGTAAGTTTACTTGCAAATATGATCCGTCCCTAATTTTCATCGCTGCGTCTAAAACTAATAATCAGTCTTCAAATACCGAGCATCATATTGTAATCCAAATGGAATTGTTCAGCGCTCAAAGACACAGCCTTGACCAGAATAAAATCGTAGCTCTACGATTCCGTAACGATAATAAAAATAAAATAAATATTTTAACTTTGGAGTATATGTGATGGTAAAAGAAAAAGTATTAGATCTGGCGAACATGATCAGTAAAACAAAACGCGGAGCAAAGGATGAAGTCAAGCCTGAACACCCTGAATATTTAGTACTCGAGCCAGTTGTCACCGATGAAATGGCAGAAGTCGCACTCTGCCTTAAATTCCGAGAAGGGATGACTGTAGAAGAAGTTGCCCCACTATGTGGAAAATCGCCAGAACAAACCAAAGCACTGCTGTGGGAACTCGCTATTGCCGGAGCCACAGTTGTAGGCGAACAAGAAGGTGTCGATAGATTCTGGTACGAGATCTGGGTACCAGGCCACATGGAGATGATCGTCAACCATAAAGAGAACGCGATTAAATACCCGCAACTCGGTAAAGCATTTGATGATTTCGGCAGAAAAAGAGCCCCACTAGCCGTCGGTAACTTCCCTGTTGGTACAGGACCGATGCGCACCATTCCTATTGAGTCTTCTATATCGGGTGAATCGAGACGTGTATCGAATGATGAAATTTCAAAGTATTTAAACGATAACGACCGATTCTCTGTATCAGATTGCTCTTGCCGTACTGCGCGTGAAGCACTAAATGAAGGTTGCGGTCACCTTAAGGAAGATATGTGTATTCAATTAGGTCACGCCGCTGAATATTATATCCGAACAGGCCGTGGACGTGAGATTGATCGTGCTGAAGCATTTGAAATTATTCAAAAAGCAGAAGACAACGGATTAATGCATAACATGCCAAATGTGGATGGTCCGGGACACACACACGCCATTTGTAACTGCTGCGGTTGTGGTTGCCTTGCATTAAGAAACGCAAACATGTGGACGAACCATGACTTCGTACGCTCTAATTTTACCGTCAAAGTAGATGAAGATAAATGCGTTGCTTGTGGTGAATGTGTCGAAGTTTGCCCGACTAACGCATTAAAA
Coding sequences within:
- a CDS encoding hydrogenase maturation nickel metallochaperone HypA; translation: MHELGVVFEVVKTVKRAAESNGVTKVDTIVLQIGELSSMIPKYIEACFPAAVDGTPFEDTKLKIEILPAKGICNGCNYVFNIIRHHAECPKCESKEWGLLTGKEFAIKEIIAC